One genomic window of Candidatus Eremiobacteraceae bacterium includes the following:
- a CDS encoding nuclear transport factor 2 family protein, with product MLTRLTFVAVAALVLLSASVPTRADTLTKDQQDVRALYTAFMGAQNQHDLPGTQKFLWDNPNLVWLTVGGPIFGMTAVTNHLKQLFSGVWSASPDYTNTNIVMRTATTADVIAPVNITATVGGTPYTAKSVVVTMCIKTADGWRVAGVVPVAAAVKNY from the coding sequence ATGTTGACTCGCCTTACGTTTGTCGCCGTTGCGGCATTGGTGCTCCTCTCGGCCAGCGTCCCCACGCGAGCCGACACGCTGACCAAAGACCAGCAGGACGTGCGTGCGCTGTATACGGCGTTCATGGGTGCCCAGAACCAGCACGATCTGCCCGGCACGCAGAAGTTTCTCTGGGATAATCCGAATCTTGTGTGGCTGACCGTCGGCGGCCCGATTTTCGGTATGACGGCCGTGACCAATCACCTGAAGCAGCTGTTCTCGGGCGTCTGGAGCGCCAGCCCGGACTACACCAACACGAACATCGTGATGCGCACCGCGACGACGGCCGACGTCATCGCGCCGGTCAACATCACCGCAACGGTTGGCGGCACTCCGTATACCGCGAAGTCAGTCGTGGTGACGATGTGCATCAAGACGGCTGACGGCTGGCGAGTCGCCGGCGTCGTGCCGGTAGCGGCGGCCGTCAAGAACTACTAG
- a CDS encoding YifB family Mg chelatase-like AAA ATPase, producing MLAIGYCAAVRGIDAYVVRVEVVGIPTTDVGIHIVGLADRSIQESKERVNAAIRSSGFLFPTYKVVVNLAPADVRKEGAAFDVALALTILGMDQQIDARRLRDVVAVGELALDGAVKPVRGVLPIAVALRRSSHRRLIVPADNMAEAALVDGLTLYPVRTLAQAVDVVLGRGAPGVPSNGRAHMVADEGVRAVEEDLEDVKGQERAKRAMEVAAAGGHNLLFVGPPGSGKTMLARRMPSILPAMTSDEALEVTTLYSVSGLLRDRSKLVRSRPFRAPHHTVSAIALAGGGSSPRPGEVSLAHRGVLFLDELPEFPRSALEVLRQPLEDAVVSISRAGRAITFPAAFMLLASLNPCPCGYSGDPLHGCSCSPVAISRYLSKISGPLLDRIDLHVEVPRLPYDDMSRTFRAEPSATVRARVESARRLQRSRLGSTGANAAMPAKLLRDHCALDDRCRALLAAAVSKLHLSARAHDRILRVARTIADLSNAPVIAPEHVAEAIGYRSLDRSPFST from the coding sequence GTGCTCGCCATCGGCTACTGCGCGGCGGTGCGCGGCATCGACGCGTACGTCGTCCGGGTCGAAGTCGTCGGCATTCCCACCACCGACGTCGGCATCCACATCGTCGGTCTCGCCGACCGCTCGATCCAAGAATCGAAAGAGCGCGTCAACGCCGCCATCCGTTCGTCCGGCTTCCTTTTCCCTACCTATAAGGTAGTGGTGAACCTCGCGCCGGCCGACGTTCGCAAGGAGGGCGCGGCGTTCGATGTCGCCCTCGCGCTGACGATCCTCGGCATGGACCAGCAGATCGACGCGCGCCGCTTGCGCGACGTCGTGGCCGTCGGCGAACTCGCGCTCGACGGTGCCGTCAAGCCGGTGCGCGGCGTCCTGCCGATCGCGGTCGCGTTGCGGCGTTCGAGCCACCGGCGCCTCATCGTGCCGGCCGACAATATGGCTGAGGCCGCGCTCGTCGACGGTCTCACGCTGTATCCGGTGCGAACGCTCGCGCAAGCGGTCGACGTCGTGCTCGGACGCGGCGCGCCGGGCGTGCCCTCGAATGGCCGCGCCCACATGGTTGCGGACGAAGGCGTCCGCGCCGTTGAAGAAGATCTCGAAGACGTGAAAGGCCAAGAGCGCGCCAAGCGTGCGATGGAAGTCGCGGCCGCCGGCGGCCACAATCTGCTGTTCGTCGGTCCGCCCGGCAGCGGCAAGACGATGCTCGCGCGCCGCATGCCCTCGATATTGCCGGCGATGACCTCCGATGAAGCGCTCGAGGTCACGACCCTATACAGCGTGAGCGGATTGCTGCGCGACCGCTCGAAGCTCGTGCGTTCGCGGCCGTTTCGCGCGCCGCATCACACGGTCAGCGCGATTGCGTTGGCCGGCGGTGGCTCGAGTCCGCGGCCCGGCGAGGTGTCGCTCGCGCATCGCGGCGTCTTGTTCCTGGACGAGCTGCCCGAATTTCCGCGCTCGGCGCTCGAGGTGCTGCGCCAGCCGTTGGAGGACGCCGTCGTCAGCATCAGCCGCGCCGGACGCGCGATAACTTTTCCGGCCGCGTTCATGCTGCTCGCCAGTCTCAATCCGTGTCCATGCGGTTACAGCGGCGATCCGCTGCACGGCTGTTCGTGCTCTCCGGTCGCTATCTCGCGTTATCTGTCGAAGATCTCCGGCCCGCTGCTCGACCGCATCGACCTGCACGTCGAAGTGCCGCGTCTGCCGTACGACGACATGTCGCGCACGTTCAGAGCTGAGCCGTCAGCCACAGTTCGCGCGCGGGTTGAGTCGGCACGGCGCCTCCAACGTTCGCGCTTAGGCAGCACCGGCGCAAATGCGGCAATGCCTGCGAAACTGCTGCGCGATCATTGCGCGCTGGACGATCGCTGCCGAGCACTGCTCGCCGCCGCTGTCTCCAAACTTCATCTCTCGGCCCGCGCGCACGATCGGATCCTGCGTGTGGCGCGCACCATCGCGGATCTTTCGAACGCACCGGTGATCGCACCGGAACACGTGGCTGAGGCGATCGGTTATCGGTCGCTGGACCGCTCGCCATTTTCGACATAG
- a CDS encoding homoserine dehydrogenase yields MVGLLGCGVVGGGVAERLLAGFSACETHARLGAVLVRDLAKPRRPESVYPRLTTHAQRVLDDPRHDVVIECLGGVEPAAGYVEAVLRRGVPVITANKALIAAHGARLADIAREHQTTLTYEAAVGGAIPVIRTLRHLAAHDQILEVGGVVNGSTNFVLSAMEEGLSMDDAVLAAQRAGFAEADPSTDIDGIDAAHKLAILIATAFGQWPRWESIPRRGIRQITPDDIAQARRRGNRIKLKAWARRHGTEVEAAVAPAELPLAHPFASPRGAENAFLIVARHAGPVLLGGLGAGREATASAIVGDLHDALAARSGVAGVRRQRALISTT; encoded by the coding sequence TTGGTCGGGTTGCTGGGATGCGGGGTCGTCGGCGGCGGTGTCGCGGAGCGCTTGCTCGCCGGATTTTCAGCGTGCGAGACGCACGCGCGCCTCGGCGCGGTGCTCGTGCGCGATCTCGCCAAGCCGCGCCGGCCTGAAAGCGTCTATCCGCGTCTGACGACTCACGCACAACGCGTGCTCGACGACCCGCGACACGACGTCGTCATCGAATGTTTGGGCGGCGTCGAGCCTGCCGCCGGCTATGTCGAGGCGGTGCTGCGCCGTGGCGTGCCCGTGATCACGGCCAACAAGGCGCTCATCGCCGCTCACGGCGCGCGCCTGGCGGACATCGCGCGCGAACATCAGACGACTCTGACCTATGAAGCGGCAGTCGGAGGCGCGATCCCGGTCATCCGCACGTTGCGGCATCTTGCCGCTCATGACCAGATACTCGAGGTCGGCGGCGTGGTCAACGGCTCGACCAACTTCGTGCTGTCAGCCATGGAAGAGGGCCTCTCGATGGACGATGCGGTGCTCGCCGCGCAGCGCGCCGGATTCGCCGAGGCGGACCCGAGCACCGATATCGACGGCATCGACGCGGCGCACAAGCTCGCCATTCTGATCGCGACCGCGTTCGGGCAGTGGCCGCGCTGGGAGTCTATTCCGCGGCGCGGCATCCGGCAGATCACGCCGGACGACATCGCGCAGGCGCGCCGCCGCGGCAACCGCATCAAGCTCAAAGCGTGGGCGCGCCGGCATGGCACCGAGGTCGAGGCCGCGGTCGCGCCGGCCGAATTGCCTCTCGCGCACCCCTTCGCGTCGCCACGCGGCGCGGAAAACGCGTTTCTCATCGTCGCTCGCCATGCCGGGCCGGTCTTGCTCGGAGGTCTCGGCGCTGGACGCGAGGCGACGGCATCGGCGATCGTCGGCGACCTGCACGACGCGCTCGCTGCGCGATCCGGCGTGGCGGGTGTTCGCCGGCAGCGAGCGCTCATCTCGACCACGTAA
- the metX gene encoding homoserine O-acetyltransferase, translating into MTKTAMPALKHHDAFATLAPAGGFRLKHGGVLSSVRIAATFYGQPHERAPVILVCHALTGSSRVAEWWGDIIGPGRLLDTERYCVVGTNALGGCYGSTGPASAAPDGDAFGARFPVVTVEDIVRAQHDALALLGVRRVALAIGGSLGGQQALQWAAVYPDAVDGVVAIGATGKLSPMGIGLNSIAREAIKLDPAGGLRIARMIGMLSYKSAALLWQRHGRRGDRDIENPGQTLHARFDVEGYLQHQGDKLVARMDPLSFAYLTKAMDLYELDPRGWRVPALLVGIESDWLYPPDEVEETSRQLGPAARFALLASDHGHDGFLADAGQLTSIVRPFFDEVAAGTA; encoded by the coding sequence GTGACCAAGACGGCGATGCCGGCATTGAAACACCACGACGCGTTTGCGACGCTCGCGCCGGCCGGTGGCTTTCGCCTCAAACACGGCGGCGTGCTTTCGTCGGTGCGCATCGCTGCCACGTTCTACGGCCAGCCCCACGAGCGGGCGCCGGTCATCCTCGTCTGTCACGCGCTCACCGGCAGCTCGCGCGTGGCCGAATGGTGGGGCGATATCATCGGTCCGGGCAGGCTGCTGGACACCGAACGGTATTGCGTCGTCGGCACCAACGCGCTCGGCGGTTGTTACGGCTCGACCGGCCCTGCAAGCGCGGCGCCGGACGGCGACGCGTTCGGCGCTCGCTTTCCCGTCGTCACGGTGGAAGACATCGTGCGCGCGCAGCACGATGCGCTCGCGCTGCTCGGCGTGCGCCGCGTGGCGTTGGCGATCGGCGGTTCGCTAGGCGGTCAGCAAGCGCTGCAGTGGGCGGCTGTGTATCCCGACGCGGTCGACGGCGTCGTCGCCATCGGCGCAACCGGAAAGCTCTCACCGATGGGCATCGGGCTCAACTCCATCGCTCGTGAAGCCATCAAGCTTGATCCCGCCGGCGGCCTGCGCATCGCGCGCATGATCGGCATGCTCTCGTACAAGAGCGCGGCGCTCCTGTGGCAGCGGCATGGCCGCCGCGGCGATCGCGATATCGAAAATCCGGGGCAAACGCTGCACGCCCGTTTCGATGTGGAAGGGTATCTCCAACATCAAGGCGACAAGCTGGTCGCTCGAATGGATCCGCTTTCGTTCGCCTATCTGACCAAAGCCATGGACCTGTACGAGCTCGATCCAAGGGGTTGGCGCGTGCCCGCACTGTTGGTCGGCATCGAGTCGGACTGGTTGTATCCGCCGGACGAGGTTGAGGAGACCTCGCGGCAGCTCGGTCCGGCTGCCCGCTTCGCCTTGCTGGCAAGCGATCACGGCCACGACGGCTTTCTAGCGGACGCCGGTCAGCTCACGTCGATCGTGCGGCCCTTCTTCGACGAGGTGGCCGCGGGAACGGCGTAG
- a CDS encoding DsbA family protein, which yields MTKLALTYYMDLLSSWCFAAEGPLAKLRERLGDRLAYEWRIAYLFGGGPMGYTPQLGAWQYRRLESVSGVKVNPAWRDSSDDATWHADVAAEAARGLGITDDRVRLALTHAAFVDGKHLARREVAIEVAAAAAGVPAEALEREMGDARTIARLQESTASFKALGVEVRPAFVFTNDIGDKAVLSGLFRYESLASCADEMLAAADGYAAYGAAHPQPA from the coding sequence ATGACCAAGCTTGCGCTCACCTATTACATGGATCTCCTCTCGTCGTGGTGCTTCGCCGCCGAGGGCCCGTTGGCAAAGCTGCGGGAACGGCTCGGCGATAGGCTCGCCTACGAGTGGCGCATCGCGTATTTGTTCGGCGGGGGGCCGATGGGCTACACGCCGCAGCTCGGGGCGTGGCAGTATCGCCGGCTCGAGTCGGTCAGCGGCGTCAAGGTCAACCCGGCGTGGCGCGACTCGTCAGACGACGCGACCTGGCACGCCGACGTCGCGGCCGAAGCAGCGCGCGGATTGGGCATCACCGACGATCGCGTCCGTCTCGCGCTCACGCACGCCGCGTTCGTCGACGGAAAGCATCTCGCAAGACGCGAGGTGGCAATCGAAGTCGCCGCGGCGGCAGCCGGGGTCCCGGCCGAAGCGCTCGAACGGGAGATGGGCGACGCTCGGACGATCGCTCGCTTACAAGAGTCGACTGCGAGCTTCAAAGCGCTCGGGGTGGAGGTTCGGCCGGCGTTCGTCTTCACGAACGATATCGGCGACAAAGCGGTGCTATCAGGCCTGTTCCGTTACGAATCACTGGCGAGCTGTGCCGACGAAATGCTCGCCGCCGCCGATGGGTACGCCGCGTACGGCGCGGCCCACCCGCAGCCGGCTTGA
- a CDS encoding DNA-3-methyladenine glycosylase I yields the protein MRFYFVSIDTERLRQRLNGRSASSALAALGPAASDVGIRVLDACVVPVGLRALLVAAQPRDVRALGRRYVARAAGALRIPGVVWRPTIRVARVAPGDATAWRGFITRCRMAFLERSTMPTPSTIDQPTCEAARPKRRKTTNATVRSGAATMRVIDRVVDAQLGADESAARVRRYVADHDAPANDATAFARLCEVIFAQGIGFTIVARKRAALARAFANFGPSVLAGFGESDIMRLLGEPIIRNRSKIVACIENARRWCAIVESHGSYLARVAEVAAQDDPASGWPALAALLAADFERINEVGARQTLKRWGFFTAFGHPGSRRVIERLGLVDARCAPTAGQLMIGAISQALSRDAYSVEATLALFAALGPCNPAPQCPTCELCDRCPTGVRRRVELESGAPSPAGEPSSGRASLAVNT from the coding sequence GTGCGATTTTATTTCGTTTCAATCGACACCGAACGGCTGCGACAGCGCCTGAACGGCCGATCCGCGAGCTCCGCGCTCGCTGCGCTCGGTCCGGCTGCCTCCGACGTCGGCATCCGCGTGCTTGACGCATGCGTCGTGCCCGTCGGCCTGCGGGCGCTCCTCGTCGCTGCGCAACCTCGCGACGTGCGTGCCCTTGGCCGTCGCTACGTCGCACGCGCAGCGGGCGCGCTTCGCATCCCAGGCGTTGTGTGGCGGCCGACGATCCGCGTCGCTCGCGTTGCGCCGGGCGATGCGACCGCCTGGCGCGGCTTTATAACTCGTTGCCGGATGGCTTTCCTGGAGCGCTCAACAATGCCCACACCATCGACCATCGACCAGCCGACGTGCGAAGCCGCGCGCCCGAAGCGACGCAAGACCACGAACGCGACGGTGCGCAGCGGGGCTGCGACGATGCGGGTGATCGACCGCGTCGTCGACGCGCAGCTCGGCGCCGACGAAAGCGCCGCGCGTGTGCGGCGCTACGTAGCAGACCACGATGCGCCGGCGAATGACGCCACCGCCTTTGCCAGGTTGTGCGAGGTGATCTTCGCGCAGGGTATCGGCTTCACGATCGTGGCCCGCAAGCGTGCTGCGCTTGCCCGAGCGTTTGCTAATTTCGGGCCTTCCGTCCTGGCCGGGTTCGGGGAGTCCGACATCATGCGATTGCTCGGCGAGCCGATCATCCGCAACAGGTCGAAGATCGTCGCCTGCATCGAGAACGCGCGCCGCTGGTGCGCGATCGTCGAATCCCACGGCAGTTATCTGGCACGCGTGGCCGAGGTCGCGGCGCAGGACGATCCGGCGAGCGGCTGGCCGGCGCTCGCGGCGCTGCTCGCGGCAGACTTCGAGCGCATCAATGAGGTCGGCGCTCGGCAGACGCTCAAGCGCTGGGGCTTCTTCACAGCGTTCGGCCATCCGGGATCGCGCCGCGTCATCGAGCGGTTGGGCTTGGTGGACGCGAGATGTGCTCCGACGGCCGGACAGTTGATGATCGGCGCCATTTCCCAAGCGCTCTCGCGCGACGCGTACTCGGTCGAAGCGACCCTTGCGTTGTTCGCGGCGCTTGGGCCGTGCAATCCTGCGCCTCAGTGTCCCACGTGCGAGTTATGCGACCGCTGTCCGACAGGTGTTCGTAGACGCGTCGAGCTTGAATCAGGGGCGCCATCGCCGGCCGGAGAACCCAGTTCCGGCCGAGCATCACTGGCGGTCAATACATAA
- a CDS encoding 2-dehydropantoate 2-reductase: MRALIVGAGAIGQYVAAQLKLAGHDSVLLAKADAAARLREGYVLVVGDKTQRVVVPVITGPDDGARGDFDLVVTAVKSFATASAIESIRALPACDRAAILVLQNGLGNEELCAAAFGDDRVVAGALTTAVDRAPEPGVIAAKKGGVTIAPVGAPAHNWIIAAFELSAIKVAAAADWRALKWSKLCTNLLANAVCAILDWTPAQVYADTTAFDVERRCLLEAIATMDKLGLAPISLIDFPVPLLVAAARSLPPGMLRVVLASRVARARGDKLPSLLIDARARRAQTEVDALNGAVAARAAASGIAAPANAMVARVLDGITAGTIPWDDFRAKPSALAAAILSARA, translated from the coding sequence GTGCGCGCGCTGATCGTCGGCGCGGGGGCGATCGGCCAATACGTCGCGGCGCAGCTCAAGCTCGCCGGGCACGACTCGGTGCTGCTGGCCAAAGCGGACGCCGCGGCGCGGTTGCGCGAAGGGTACGTGCTCGTCGTCGGCGACAAGACTCAACGCGTCGTCGTTCCGGTGATCACCGGGCCGGACGACGGCGCGCGCGGCGACTTCGACCTCGTCGTCACAGCGGTGAAGTCGTTCGCCACCGCAAGCGCGATCGAGTCGATCCGAGCCTTGCCGGCGTGCGATCGCGCGGCGATCCTCGTATTGCAGAACGGGCTTGGCAACGAAGAGCTGTGCGCCGCCGCCTTCGGGGACGACCGCGTCGTCGCCGGCGCGCTGACCACGGCTGTGGATAGGGCGCCCGAGCCCGGAGTGATCGCCGCCAAGAAGGGCGGCGTGACCATCGCGCCCGTCGGCGCGCCCGCGCACAACTGGATCATCGCCGCGTTCGAGCTGAGCGCTATCAAGGTTGCGGCCGCGGCAGACTGGCGCGCGCTCAAATGGTCGAAGCTGTGCACCAACCTGCTCGCCAACGCGGTGTGCGCGATTCTCGATTGGACGCCGGCGCAGGTCTACGCGGACACGACGGCATTCGATGTCGAGCGCCGCTGTCTGCTCGAAGCGATCGCGACGATGGACAAACTTGGTCTTGCGCCCATCTCACTGATCGATTTTCCGGTCCCATTGCTCGTGGCCGCCGCACGCTCGCTTCCGCCGGGCATGCTGCGTGTCGTGCTTGCATCCCGCGTGGCGCGCGCGCGTGGAGACAAACTGCCCTCGCTGCTTATCGACGCGCGCGCCCGGCGTGCGCAGACGGAAGTCGACGCACTCAACGGCGCCGTCGCGGCGCGTGCTGCCGCCAGCGGGATCGCTGCGCCCGCGAACGCCATGGTGGCGCGAGTGCTCGACGGCATCACTGCCGGCACGATACCTTGGGACGATTTTCGCGCCAAGCCGTCCGCGCTCGCCGCCGCGATCCTATCGGCGCGTGCCTAG